CTGTGCCTGGTCGCGCAGCAGCTTATATTCCAGCGAATCCACCAGCGCCTGCCAGCTGGCCTCGATCACGTCCGAGGATACGCCGATGGTGGTCCAGCTGCCGGTCTCGTCGCTGGATTCGATGATTACGCGCACCAGCGCGGCCGTGGTATCGCTGGAGTCCAGCACCCGCACCTTAAAATCGCTTAAATGCATGGTCTTCAGGCTGGGGTAAAAACGCTCCAGCGCCCTGCGCGCCGCCTTATCCAGCGCGTTTACAGGGCCGTTTCCCACCGCGGCGGAAATCTCCTCCTCGCCGTTTACGGCGATCTCTACCATAGCGCTGGCCACATGGCCATCCAGCGCCGGTTCATTGATGATGACTTTAAAGCCCTTTAGATCAAAATAGGTGTGCCCCAGCCCGGTCATCCGCCGCACCAAAAGCTCAAAAGAGGCGTCCGCCCCTTCGAACTGATAGCCGCGGTTCTCAAGGGCCTTCAGCTCGCTTAATATATTCCGGGTCTCGGGCGAGTCCTTGGTCAGCTCCGGCAATATCTGCCTGGCGCGCTGCAAGACTGCCATACGACCCGATATCTCGGAGAGCAAAAACTGGCGTTTAGCCCCAACCGCCTCCGGCGGGACGTGCTCGAAAGAGCGGGGATCCTTCTTGACCGCATCGATATGCATGCCCGCCTTGTGGGCAAAGGCATTGCGCCCCACATAGGGGCTGCCCGAGTAGAGCGTAATGTTCATCGTCTCTGCCGAGAGCTGAGCCAACGCGGCCAGGCGGGTAATGCTGCTCTCCGGCAGGCAGGGATAGCCCAGCTTTACCTGCAGGTTTGCCGCCATCACCCAAAGGTCGGTATTGCCGCAGCGCTCCCCCAGCCCGCAAAGCGTACCCTGCGCCATCGTAGCCCCGGCGCGCACCGCCTCAACGGTATCGGCCTGCGCCATGCCGGTATCATCATGGCAGTGGATGCCCACCGGACAGTCTACCGCGCCGCAGGCCGCGCGTACCGCGGGCCCGATCTCGTGGGGAAAACTGCCGCCATTGGTATCGCAAAGGCATACCCAGTCCGCCCCGGCTTGCGCGGCAGCGCGCAGGGCGGCAAGAGCATAATCCGGGTTATGTTTGTACCCGTCAAAAAAGTGCTCCGCGTCAAAGATCACTTCCCGCCCGTTGGCCTTCAGGTAGGCAACGGTATCCGATATGATCTTCAAGTTCTCCTCCAGGGTAGCCCGCAGGATATCCGTTACATGAAAATCCCAGCACTTGCCAAATACCGCCACCGCCGGCGTATTGGCCGCCAGCAGCGCCTTCAGGTTCTCATCCTGCTCCGGGCTTGAGCCCAGGCGGCAGGTCGCCCCAAAAGCTACCAGCCGGGCCTGGCGCAGCTTCAGCTTGGCGGCGGCCGCGTAAAAATCGCGGTCCTTGGGGTTAGAGCCGGGGTTGCCGCATTCGATATAGGGCACGCCCGCCTCATCCAACAGCCCTACGATCTTCAGCTTATCCTTAACGGTAAACGCCGCGCCCTCGCCCTGCGCGCCCTCGCGCAGCGTCGTATCATACAGCGTGATCTTCTTTTGCAAATAGCATCCCTCCTAAGGCACGAGGCCTTTTATCATTATACCGTATCTTGCGCCCCTTGCCTATAGAGAGAAAAAGGCGGGCCCAGCCTCTTGGGTCCGCCTTATAAGCCGTATTCAGCGCAGTGCCCCCATTGGGACGCGCGCCACCTGCCTTGTTACCGTCAGCTTGGCGTCCGGATGCTGCTGGAAGAAAGAGGCTGGCACATGGCAGCTGACCTCCCCATGCAAAATCTTGCGCACGATGCCGCACTGCCATTCCCGGTTGCAATAAAAGCGGATCTTTTTGGCCGAGAGGATCTCCTTCATGCCAATGGTGATGCAGTATTGCGGGATCAGGTCGATCGCGCCGCGCGCGCCGGTAAAGCCGTTGATGGTACGGGTCTCCCGGCTGATGCGCAGCACCCGCGTGCCCAGGGCCTTAAAGGCCGCATCGCTGATGGATTCGCCCGGCTCGGGCGGCTCGTTAAAGGCAATATGGCCGTTGATGCCGATGCCGCCCACCGCCATATCCACCCCGCCCAGGCGCTGAATCTCCGTCCAATTCTCCGCTTCCCGTCCCCGGGTGGGGATGTGGTGCTGCTCCGGCGCGGGACGCAGCTCCGGATCGATCGACTGGAAAAACCGCTTGAGAAAGCCGGTAAAGCTCAGCGGATGATCCTCAGGGATGGAATCAAGATCGTCATCCAGGTATTCGTCCATCTGGAATACATGCACATTTTTAAAGTCGATACGTTCAGCATTGATGCGCCTGGCCAGCGGCGCATACTGCCCTACCGGGCCCACCGGCCAGATGAATACCGTATGCCGCCCGGCCGCGTTATTCTCGCGCACCAGCGCCAGGATCTCCTCCGCCATGGTCTGGCACATCATTTCGTCATCCTGCACCACTTCAAGGGCGATAGGGCTTCCCTTGCCCAGTTCTTCCTCCGGGATATTGAGTACCGCCAACAGTTTCTGATCCATCCTTCTATACCTCCTTTTGATAGACGACCTCGCCTGCGATAATCGTATAGCGCACCTGCAGGTCCTGATCCAATATACAGATATCCGCGTCCAAGCCCTGCTCTATCCTTCCCTTTTGTCGGGCGCCGATGGCCAGGGCCGGGTTCTCGGTAGCCATGCGCGCCGCCGCCTCCAGCGGAACCCCATCCTCCACCATATTGCGCAGCATCCTATCCAGCGCCGTGATGCCGCCGGCATTATGGTTGCTGCCCGCCAGCTTGGCCGAGCGCGGGCCGATCTCCACCTCCAGCGCCTTTTCGACCCCCGGGATGCGGATGCTGTACGGCTCCTCCTGCGGGGGCAGGCCGCCCACGCTGAGCATATCCGATACCAGGCAGACCTTATCGGCTGGCTTACATTTACAGGCCAGGGCGATCAGCGCCGGGGTGGTATGCGCCCGGTCCGCGATCAGCTCCACGCTCACCCGGTCGTCCAGCAGGGCCATCTCGGTCAGGCCTGCGACCTTTTCTCCCTGGCGGAAGCGCGCGCTGCTCATGGCGCAAAACAGGTGTACGGCGTGGCGCATCCCCGTGTCAAAGCATTTGGCGATCATGGGCTCATAACCGTCGTCGTGTCCGCCGGCCACCTTAACGCCCCGCTGGCAAAACGCCCGCACCATCTGCTCTGCCTGCGCGCAGTGCGGCGAGAGGGTGATCATCCGTATCGCATCGGCCTGCGCCAGCAGCGGGGCGTAGGTTTCGGGCGCAATGGGCAGCACCGCATCGCTGGCCTGCGCGCCGCAGCGCTCCGGGCTGATGAAAGGCCCCTCTAAATGCAGGCCCAATATTTGCGCGCCCTGGGGGTGGCGCCGGTAGCCCCTGGCAAATTGGATACAGCGCAGGATCTGCGCCATGGGCATGGTAAACAGCGTCGCCACCTGAGAGGTGACCCCGTGGCGCACGGCAAAACGGGTGATGGTATCAAACGCCGTTTGCGTCCCTTCGGTAAAATCCCGTCCTAAAGCGCCATGGGTATGGATATCCACCAATCCAGGGAGGATATAGCCGCCCCCCGCGTCCAATATCCGGGCGGGTTCGGCCTGCGCTGGCCCGGCAATCTTTCCATCTTTCAGGAAAAGCCCCGGATTTTCGCGTTTCTCTCCGCCGGACAGGATCGTCCCGCCTTTGATCATGATCGCCATTTCGCTTCCATCTCCTCTCAGGCTGCAAACTCGTTAAACCCATCGTACCGCGCTTTACTAAACCCGTCAACATCCTCTGGCGCAGGGCTGGAAATATATCTATGCAGCCCCGTTTCATATCCACCAGCATGCACCGGCAGTATCCACAGTGCATATATTGCTCATGTAGCCTTCAAGCTTAGGCAGAAAGGAGTTGTCTCACTTTGATGCGTTATTTAAAGCGTGATTCACGCGATCTTGGCGGACTGCCCATCGGTATGGCTTATGTACCCTGGCAGCAGTGGCGGGCCATCTACGACGATGCCCAGGCGCTTGCCCGCGGGACTATTTTTAGCGAACTGGACCTGCCCTTTTTGGGTAAAGGAGGTGTCAATCCATGTGCCGTGAAGCGCTATTAGAGCAGATCGATCAGGCGAGCTTTGCCGTGGATGACGTCAAGCTCTACCTCAATACCCACCCCGACGACCAGGAGGCGCTGCGCTTTTATGAGCAGCACCGGGATGCCCGGCTAAACCTTTTGCAGCAATATGCCCAGCAATTCGGCCCGCTTACGGCGGACCTGGTGTACAACACGCAGTGCTGGACCTGGGCGCAAACGCCCTGGCCCTGGGAAAAGGAGGCGTAAGGACGATGTGGATCTATGAAAAACGTTTGCAGCACCCGGTAAAGATCAGCCGCCCCAATCCGGCGCTGGCCAAGGTGATCATCACCCAGTTCGGCGGGCCGGACGGAGAGCTTTCCGCCTCCATGCGCTATCTTTCTCAGCGCTATGCTTCCCCTTACCGGCAGGTGACCGGCGTGCTCAACGATATTGGCACCGAAGAGCTGGCCCACCTGGAGATGGTGGGGGCGATCATCTATCAGCTGACGCGCAATTTAACCATTGACGAGATCAAGGCCGCCGGCTTTGACACGTATTTTGTGGACCATACCAACGGCGTATGGCCGCAAGCCGCCTCTGGCGATGCCTTTACCAGCGCTTACTTCCAGTCAAAGGGCGATATTATTACCGACCTGATGGAGGACATGGCGGCCGAGCAAAAGGCGCGCACCACCTACGATAATATCCTTCGCCTGATCGACGATCCGGATGTATGTGACCCCATCCGCTTTTTGCGCGAGCGGGAGATCGTGCACTTCCAGCGGTTTGGCGAGGCGCTGCGCATCGCCCAGGATAACCTGGACGCGCGCAATTTCTATGCCTTCAACCCCGGGTTCGATCTGCCCCAGTAAACCAAAGCGGATATTCAAAAAGGGACGCGATCGCGTCCCTTTTTGTCGTTTGAAGTGATCCGGCGCTCAAGTATTATTTTATAATAAGCGTTTCCAGAATCTGGGTCAGCATCGTGCGGGCATCGGCGCCCTCTCCATAAAACAGCTCCATCGCAACGCGGGTATGGCCATTGTCCGCGCAGGCGATCATCATCTCCCGCGTAGCGCCATCCTCACCCTGGTACAGCGCCCCGGTCATCACCACCGTATAGCCGCCGATCTGCTCGGTACCAAAGGCCCCGGCGTTGACGATGGGGACGCTGATACAGCCATAGGTGTATTTTTCAATGGCTACCGTCAGGTCGTCTGATACGTCGGCGATCTGAAATTCGTACGCCGCCCCGTCCACTTTGCCGCGGTAGAGCGGGTTTCCCTCGGCATCCTTTTGCGCCAGCAGCCACTGCTCCGGATAGCA
Above is a genomic segment from Luoshenia tenuis containing:
- a CDS encoding sugar phosphate isomerase family, whose protein sequence is MDQKLLAVLNIPEEELGKGSPIALEVVQDDEMMCQTMAEEILALVRENNAAGRHTVFIWPVGPVGQYAPLARRINAERIDFKNVHVFQMDEYLDDDLDSIPEDHPLSFTGFLKRFFQSIDPELRPAPEQHHIPTRGREAENWTEIQRLGGVDMAVGGIGINGHIAFNEPPEPGESISDAAFKALGTRVLRISRETRTINGFTGARGAIDLIPQYCITIGMKEILSAKKIRFYCNREWQCGIVRKILHGEVSCHVPASFFQQHPDAKLTVTRQVARVPMGALR
- a CDS encoding manganese catalase family protein; this translates as MWIYEKRLQHPVKISRPNPALAKVIITQFGGPDGELSASMRYLSQRYASPYRQVTGVLNDIGTEELAHLEMVGAIIYQLTRNLTIDEIKAAGFDTYFVDHTNGVWPQAASGDAFTSAYFQSKGDIITDLMEDMAAEQKARTTYDNILRLIDDPDVCDPIRFLREREIVHFQRFGEALRIAQDNLDARNFYAFNPGFDLPQ
- a CDS encoding N-acetylglucosamine-6-phosphate deacetylase, giving the protein MAIMIKGGTILSGGEKRENPGLFLKDGKIAGPAQAEPARILDAGGGYILPGLVDIHTHGALGRDFTEGTQTAFDTITRFAVRHGVTSQVATLFTMPMAQILRCIQFARGYRRHPQGAQILGLHLEGPFISPERCGAQASDAVLPIAPETYAPLLAQADAIRMITLSPHCAQAEQMVRAFCQRGVKVAGGHDDGYEPMIAKCFDTGMRHAVHLFCAMSSARFRQGEKVAGLTEMALLDDRVSVELIADRAHTTPALIALACKCKPADKVCLVSDMLSVGGLPPQEEPYSIRIPGVEKALEVEIGPRSAKLAGSNHNAGGITALDRMLRNMVEDGVPLEAAARMATENPALAIGARQKGRIEQGLDADICILDQDLQVRYTIIAGEVVYQKEV
- a CDS encoding spore coat associated protein CotJA: MRYLKRDSRDLGGLPIGMAYVPWQQWRAIYDDAQALARGTIFSELDLPFLGKGGVNPCAVKRY
- the cimA gene encoding citramalate synthase, producing the protein MQKKITLYDTTLREGAQGEGAAFTVKDKLKIVGLLDEAGVPYIECGNPGSNPKDRDFYAAAAKLKLRQARLVAFGATCRLGSSPEQDENLKALLAANTPAVAVFGKCWDFHVTDILRATLEENLKIISDTVAYLKANGREVIFDAEHFFDGYKHNPDYALAALRAAAQAGADWVCLCDTNGGSFPHEIGPAVRAACGAVDCPVGIHCHDDTGMAQADTVEAVRAGATMAQGTLCGLGERCGNTDLWVMAANLQVKLGYPCLPESSITRLAALAQLSAETMNITLYSGSPYVGRNAFAHKAGMHIDAVKKDPRSFEHVPPEAVGAKRQFLLSEISGRMAVLQRARQILPELTKDSPETRNILSELKALENRGYQFEGADASFELLVRRMTGLGHTYFDLKGFKVIINEPALDGHVASAMVEIAVNGEEEISAAVGNGPVNALDKAARRALERFYPSLKTMHLSDFKVRVLDSSDTTAALVRVIIESSDETGSWTTIGVSSDVIEASWQALVDSLEYKLLRDQAQPQAGE
- a CDS encoding spore coat protein CotJB, whose translation is MCREALLEQIDQASFAVDDVKLYLNTHPDDQEALRFYEQHRDARLNLLQQYAQQFGPLTADLVYNTQCWTWAQTPWPWEKEA